One genomic window of Terriglobales bacterium includes the following:
- a CDS encoding isoaspartyl peptidase/L-asparaginase, giving the protein MRVDPVLVVHGGAWAMPDDVVEDHRRGVQKALRVGWDVLSSGGSALKAVEEAVVVMEDDDTFDAALGSFLTADGKVQMDALIMDGATLRAGGVGCVERLRNPIRAARLILSESPHVYFVGEGAEQFVAGLGMELIENSELVIEREKIRLAAAKASAAQGKRDLTFAGGHDTVGAVALDSAGHLAAATSTGGTINKTPGRVGDSSLIGCGCYADDQSGAVSCTGWGEPIMKLVLGKWAADRVASGAPPELAAREAIGYLSSRVNGHGGMILLDARGRYGIAHNTPRMAWAVKTTSAEEVGIAI; this is encoded by the coding sequence GTGCGAGTTGATCCCGTGCTGGTCGTTCACGGCGGAGCTTGGGCAATGCCCGACGATGTGGTCGAAGATCACCGTCGCGGCGTGCAGAAAGCCCTCCGTGTGGGCTGGGACGTTCTCTCCTCAGGCGGGTCAGCACTCAAGGCAGTCGAAGAGGCTGTTGTAGTCATGGAAGACGATGACACCTTCGATGCCGCGCTCGGCAGCTTTCTGACCGCCGACGGCAAGGTACAGATGGACGCCCTCATCATGGATGGGGCAACGCTTCGTGCCGGTGGCGTCGGCTGCGTGGAACGTCTGCGCAATCCCATCCGCGCGGCGCGACTCATCCTGAGTGAGAGCCCGCATGTGTACTTCGTCGGCGAAGGGGCCGAGCAGTTCGTTGCCGGGCTGGGGATGGAGCTGATCGAAAACTCCGAACTCGTAATTGAGCGGGAGAAAATTCGTCTGGCGGCGGCGAAGGCCTCGGCTGCCCAAGGCAAGCGCGATTTGACGTTTGCAGGGGGACACGACACCGTCGGCGCAGTAGCCCTCGACAGCGCCGGTCACCTCGCCGCCGCGACCTCGACCGGCGGGACGATCAACAAGACTCCGGGCCGCGTGGGTGACTCGTCGCTCATCGGCTGCGGCTGCTATGCCGATGATCAAAGCGGAGCCGTCTCCTGCACCGGTTGGGGCGAGCCGATCATGAAGCTCGTTCTCGGTAAGTGGGCGGCAGATCGCGTAGCCAGCGGCGCTCCTCCGGAGTTGGCCGCGCGCGAAGCCATCGGATACCTCAGTTCGAGGGTGAACGGTCACGGCGGGATGATTCTGCTTGACGCCCGGGGCCGCTACGGCATCGCCCACAACACTCCCCGAATGGCCTGGGCGGTGAAGACGACCTCGGCCGAAGAGGTCGGAATCGCAATCTAG
- a CDS encoding TonB-dependent receptor: protein MIRACKALFLAWSILVFSTILLAQNIATANLRGVVHDQNGAVIQNANVTARLAAQNLERVTQSNSDGEYVFLNLPPGTYSIEAQAPGFAKLVQNPVVLTIGQDADLPLNMRVAAATEEVTVESGAEIVETQRSSEATTIDTQRIENLPINGRNYINFALTNSQLTRDDAPSIGAAPTSGLNFGGQRARANLVNLDGMNNVDNGVNGIRSTVSQEAVQEFQIITNGFNAEYGQASGGIVNIITKSGTNDWHGSAYAYLRNRNIQATNPFSTVQNPAYTRVQPGATLGGPIAKDKTFFFFSFETTRRHETGFSSIGQNNFGLLPIDVSRFFGAPQGAVIFQGTSAQQAFLNGIPNAALANPAVQQFLQKYVPVVGGGSAVAVNAKLPAALGGSPAFITSGAPLPASFHSLASQVGNFPVFEGTTVYSLRLDHKLTNNQQLMLRGNVSPSTVTGIEVNGQNQTFGQNSYSRTSQQTYRDVAITAQDAWVIGNNKVNELRYQYSRRGLLYNFSSGPGGGDVAINIPGFAFFGREPFSFVNRTEQRHEVSDNFTWSMGNHSVKFGGDVNHLPLTADFTVNFGGLYNFGALSATQLGFPGSLPGLGNVPGFSPVQAYGLGIPQSFVQGVGNPHDSFTNNTLGVFLQDSWRVRPNLTLNYGARYDVEFTPTFPATNAISAAAQNALGITQGIPRDTNNVAPRVGLAWDPFGDGKTAVRASYGMFYDHPLLALAFDSDVADGSQAPQIILGGGAFCNPSVPATQGVGSLNATNGFMGIQTSAACALPPALAQGLQYLPNEQRYNALNANSLWVNQNFLTAGVPLSILPFGFPTASNFKYSYSEQVNVGVERDLGHNFSGSLTYNYNGGHHINRPINANPTRGDLLLKNWQAAVADSANSGATPSTLPIQVAGCGIGPAGPYVPAAVANFFRPSGVNPSLAPVVPAQCLALVNAVEQADGLGVGVPVPFSDMVANYANGSSVYHAMTMNLRKRFSNHYEFLASYTWSHAIDDSTDLQSLLAPQDSFNPNAERSESTFDQRHRFVLSGVYQTGKIAGNGVLGKVLSGFTVAPIIEASSGRPFNILVGDDRNFDFGPNTDRPLTVAANTPVNFCGDVPVASQFSPTGFLQPACYLNGTLVGNLKRNAGVKPTTVFTDLRVGRTFSLTEKFKLDGTVDMFNLINKFNVADVNVLWTNAGQPTAAFDPRQFQFGLKLWF from the coding sequence ATGATTCGTGCGTGCAAAGCGCTGTTCCTAGCTTGGTCGATTCTTGTTTTTTCAACCATTCTGCTGGCCCAGAACATCGCTACCGCGAACTTGCGTGGCGTGGTGCACGATCAGAATGGCGCAGTGATTCAGAATGCAAACGTCACCGCGCGGTTGGCAGCGCAGAACCTGGAGCGCGTCACTCAATCCAATAGCGACGGTGAGTACGTCTTCCTGAACCTTCCTCCTGGGACGTACTCCATCGAGGCTCAGGCGCCCGGCTTCGCCAAGCTCGTGCAGAACCCGGTAGTCCTCACGATCGGCCAGGATGCCGACCTCCCGCTCAATATGCGCGTGGCAGCGGCAACGGAAGAAGTGACGGTCGAGTCGGGTGCGGAAATCGTTGAGACTCAGCGCAGCTCGGAAGCGACGACCATCGACACGCAGCGGATCGAAAACCTGCCCATCAACGGCCGCAACTATATCAACTTCGCGCTCACGAACTCCCAACTCACACGAGACGACGCGCCCAGCATCGGCGCAGCGCCGACGTCGGGCCTGAATTTCGGCGGACAGCGCGCTCGCGCCAATCTGGTGAATCTCGACGGCATGAATAACGTCGATAACGGCGTGAATGGAATCCGATCCACCGTTTCTCAGGAAGCCGTGCAGGAATTCCAGATCATCACCAATGGCTTCAACGCCGAATACGGACAGGCCTCAGGCGGCATCGTCAACATCATCACCAAGAGCGGAACGAATGATTGGCACGGATCGGCCTATGCCTACCTGCGGAATCGCAATATTCAGGCGACGAACCCGTTCTCCACGGTGCAGAATCCCGCGTACACCCGCGTGCAGCCAGGCGCGACTCTCGGCGGCCCGATTGCGAAAGATAAGACGTTTTTCTTTTTCTCTTTTGAGACTACGCGCCGGCACGAAACCGGCTTCTCCAGCATCGGGCAGAACAATTTTGGATTACTTCCAATCGACGTTTCCCGGTTCTTCGGCGCACCGCAAGGCGCGGTGATCTTCCAGGGAACATCCGCTCAGCAAGCCTTTCTAAACGGTATCCCGAATGCCGCATTAGCCAATCCGGCAGTGCAGCAGTTCCTGCAAAAATATGTTCCGGTTGTTGGTGGCGGATCGGCCGTGGCTGTGAACGCCAAGCTGCCGGCCGCCCTCGGTGGCAGTCCAGCATTTATCACATCTGGCGCACCGCTGCCGGCCTCGTTCCACAGCCTTGCATCCCAAGTTGGAAACTTCCCCGTCTTTGAGGGCACCACGGTTTATAGCCTGAGGCTGGATCACAAGCTCACCAACAACCAGCAGCTCATGCTGCGCGGCAACGTCAGCCCGAGTACCGTTACCGGAATCGAAGTTAACGGCCAAAATCAGACGTTCGGCCAAAACTCGTATTCGCGCACGTCACAGCAGACTTATCGAGACGTAGCGATCACCGCGCAGGATGCTTGGGTGATCGGTAACAACAAAGTGAATGAACTTCGATATCAGTACTCGCGCCGTGGCCTGCTCTACAACTTTTCGTCCGGGCCCGGCGGTGGGGATGTCGCAATCAACATTCCTGGTTTTGCCTTCTTCGGGCGTGAACCGTTCTCGTTCGTTAACCGTACTGAGCAGCGCCATGAGGTTTCTGACAATTTCACCTGGAGTATGGGCAATCACAGTGTGAAATTTGGCGGCGATGTGAATCATCTACCCCTTACCGCAGATTTCACCGTGAACTTCGGCGGGCTGTATAACTTTGGCGCACTATCGGCAACGCAGCTCGGCTTCCCTGGCAGCCTTCCTGGATTGGGAAATGTCCCGGGATTCTCTCCAGTTCAGGCCTATGGATTGGGGATTCCACAAAGCTTTGTTCAGGGGGTCGGCAATCCGCACGACAGCTTCACGAACAACACCTTAGGCGTGTTCCTGCAGGACTCCTGGCGTGTGAGACCCAATCTGACACTCAATTATGGCGCTCGCTACGATGTCGAGTTCACGCCCACGTTCCCCGCGACCAACGCCATTTCCGCAGCCGCGCAGAACGCATTGGGAATCACTCAGGGGATTCCAAGGGACACGAACAACGTAGCTCCACGCGTGGGACTCGCATGGGATCCGTTCGGGGATGGCAAGACCGCAGTACGCGCTTCATATGGCATGTTCTATGACCACCCATTGCTCGCGCTCGCCTTTGACTCAGATGTTGCTGACGGATCACAAGCGCCGCAGATCATCCTCGGCGGTGGAGCATTTTGCAATCCCTCCGTCCCGGCGACACAAGGTGTTGGAAGCCTGAACGCTACCAACGGATTCATGGGCATTCAGACCAGCGCTGCCTGTGCATTACCCCCCGCATTAGCGCAGGGCCTTCAATACTTGCCGAATGAGCAGCGCTACAACGCACTCAATGCAAACTCGCTCTGGGTGAATCAGAACTTCCTGACAGCCGGTGTTCCGCTTTCGATTCTTCCGTTTGGTTTTCCAACGGCGAGCAACTTCAAGTATTCGTATTCGGAACAGGTAAATGTCGGAGTTGAGCGTGATCTGGGCCACAACTTCTCCGGCTCGCTCACTTATAACTACAACGGCGGCCATCACATCAACCGCCCGATCAACGCTAATCCCACGCGCGGAGACTTACTGTTAAAGAACTGGCAGGCCGCGGTTGCCGACAGCGCTAACAGCGGTGCTACGCCAAGCACCCTTCCCATTCAGGTCGCCGGCTGCGGAATCGGCCCTGCAGGGCCATATGTGCCTGCAGCGGTCGCCAACTTCTTCCGCCCTTCCGGAGTAAACCCGTCACTTGCTCCCGTGGTACCTGCGCAGTGCCTGGCGCTGGTAAACGCAGTCGAGCAGGCTGATGGACTCGGCGTAGGAGTGCCGGTGCCGTTCAGCGACATGGTCGCTAATTATGCGAATGGCAGCTCCGTCTATCACGCGATGACCATGAACCTGCGCAAGCGATTCAGCAACCACTACGAGTTCCTGGCCTCATACACGTGGTCGCATGCGATCGACGACTCAACCGACTTGCAGTCGCTGCTTGCTCCGCAGGATAGCTTTAATCCCAATGCGGAACGTTCAGAATCGACCTTCGATCAGCGCCACCGCTTCGTACTCAGTGGTGTGTACCAAACCGGGAAAATTGCCGGGAACGGCGTGTTGGGCAAAGTACTCAGTGGATTTACTGTCGCCCCCATCATCGAAGCCAGCTCTGGGCGTCCGTTCAACATCCTCGTTGGCGACGATCGTAACTTCGACTTCGGCCCGAACACCGATCGTCCCCTGACGGTGGCGGCGAACACGCCAGTAAACTTTTGCGGCGATGTTCCCGTTGCGTCGCAGTTTTCGCCGACCGGATTCCTGCAGCCCGCGTGCTACCTGAATGGCACGTTGGTCGGCAACCTGAAGCGCAACGCGGGAGTCAAGCCAACGACCGTGTTCACCGATCTGCGCGTCGGTCGCACCTTCAGCCTGACCGAGAAATTCAAGCTCGACGGCACCGTTGACATGTTCAACCTGATCAACAAGTTCAATGTCGCCGACGTGAACGTACTCTGGACGAATGCCGGCCAGCCTACGGCAGCATTTGATCCAAGGCAGTTCCAGTTTGGGTTGAAGCTGTGGTTTTAG